A window of the Butyricimonas virosa genome harbors these coding sequences:
- a CDS encoding TonB-dependent receptor, producing the protein MSMLLKVICGTMFLLGMSWNIMAKGVIKGRVVDSQSKEVLVGATVNVEGTTVGCATDADGYFELEIENLGTVVLVFRSVGYSEVKKSVVVDDKKMDLGTVGMLPEYINLADVVVKGSLAVDRKTPVALSVVTAKEIEEKLSTQEFPEILKSLPSVYATKEGGAFGDGRINLRGFETENIAVMVNGVPVNEMEWGGIYWSNWAGLSDVTRFIQVQRGLGASKIAVPSVGGSINIVTNTTNAEVGGSVSYGVGNDGYNKVAFSLSTGLLKNGWAMSILGARTWGDGYIQGTDFVGYSYFINVSKRLGENHELSLTALGAPQWHNQRNRNDKMLIKAWEKLDDTKYNPSYGFADWKGEKVRKVSAYNKYHKPQISLNHLWEINDKSSLSSVLYLSLGRGGGYGGRSNKAHKYDWYGTSKGEPTTGDFRAADGTFNYTAVYNLNSISVTGSEMIMAMSRNEHNWYGLISTYTTKLGQYFDVYGGIDLRYYKGKHYNEIVDLYGGKYFIDDSRMNVKYKADDYTWQNKELKKGDIVYRDYDGYMMQEGFFAQGEYNRDALSVFVAGSLSNITYWRKDRFYYSKNEAKSDKESFLGGTVKAGANYNLTDHHNVFANIGYFSRAPYMQGGVFLQQDVSNETNPDAVNEKVFTFELGYGFRSSWLDANVNLYRTSWMDKTLANFFEKNGERVRVNLTGLDALHQGIEVDFVLRPLKDLKVTGMFSMGDWHWNGDGKGYAYNSSGEPVDKNGDPVNQVGGENHAQNVVKMKDVRVGNSAQTTFTLGGSYQFLKGVHVGVDYSHFARNYAKFTPSLGYDLGAEKAFESPWRMPAYGVLDANINYRFPLSKVFGVMVFANVNNLLDKEYIADAEDGAGHNKDTAKVFYGFGRTFSVNLKITF; encoded by the coding sequence ATGAGCATGTTATTAAAGGTGATCTGTGGGACTATGTTCCTGTTAGGTATGTCGTGGAATATCATGGCAAAAGGGGTAATTAAGGGGAGAGTTGTTGATTCTCAGTCAAAAGAGGTGTTGGTTGGGGCTACCGTGAACGTGGAGGGTACGACAGTCGGGTGTGCCACGGATGCGGATGGATATTTTGAATTGGAGATAGAAAACTTGGGAACGGTGGTGTTGGTATTTCGGAGTGTAGGTTATTCGGAAGTGAAAAAAAGTGTTGTTGTGGATGATAAAAAGATGGATCTGGGGACAGTGGGAATGTTGCCGGAATATATTAATTTGGCAGATGTGGTGGTGAAAGGTTCTTTGGCCGTGGACCGGAAGACTCCGGTAGCCTTGTCGGTGGTGACTGCGAAAGAGATCGAAGAGAAGCTTTCAACACAGGAATTTCCGGAGATATTGAAATCTTTGCCGAGCGTTTATGCCACGAAAGAGGGGGGGGCATTTGGAGACGGACGGATTAATTTGCGGGGATTCGAGACGGAGAATATAGCTGTGATGGTGAACGGGGTACCCGTGAACGAGATGGAATGGGGTGGAATCTATTGGTCCAACTGGGCAGGTTTGTCAGATGTGACCCGTTTTATTCAAGTACAACGAGGATTAGGGGCATCAAAGATTGCAGTGCCGTCTGTTGGTGGTTCTATTAATATCGTGACGAATACGACGAATGCAGAGGTCGGAGGTTCTGTTTCGTACGGAGTGGGGAATGATGGTTATAACAAAGTGGCTTTTAGCCTCTCTACCGGTTTGTTAAAAAATGGATGGGCCATGTCTATTTTGGGAGCAAGAACTTGGGGGGACGGGTATATACAAGGAACAGATTTCGTGGGATACTCTTATTTTATTAATGTTTCCAAGAGATTAGGAGAGAATCATGAATTGTCCCTAACTGCTCTTGGTGCTCCGCAATGGCATAATCAACGTAATAGGAATGATAAGATGCTTATCAAGGCTTGGGAGAAGTTGGACGATACGAAGTATAATCCATCTTACGGTTTTGCAGATTGGAAAGGAGAGAAGGTGCGGAAAGTTTCGGCATATAATAAATATCACAAGCCTCAAATTTCATTGAATCACCTTTGGGAGATTAACGATAAGTCAAGTTTGTCTAGCGTGCTTTACTTGTCTTTAGGGCGAGGAGGCGGATATGGAGGACGCTCTAATAAAGCTCATAAATATGATTGGTATGGAACTTCGAAGGGGGAGCCTACGACGGGTGATTTCAGAGCAGCCGATGGGACATTTAATTATACGGCTGTTTATAATTTGAATTCGATAAGTGTGACCGGTTCGGAAATGATCATGGCTATGAGCCGGAACGAGCATAATTGGTATGGATTGATTTCTACATATACGACCAAACTGGGACAATATTTTGATGTATACGGGGGAATTGATTTACGCTATTATAAAGGAAAGCATTATAATGAGATCGTGGATTTGTATGGGGGAAAATATTTTATTGATGATAGTCGGATGAATGTAAAATATAAGGCTGACGATTATACATGGCAAAACAAGGAATTGAAGAAAGGGGATATTGTTTACCGTGATTATGATGGTTATATGATGCAGGAAGGTTTCTTTGCGCAAGGGGAATATAACCGGGATGCTTTGAGCGTGTTTGTTGCCGGGTCTCTTTCAAATATAACTTATTGGCGGAAAGATCGTTTTTATTATTCGAAAAATGAGGCGAAATCGGATAAGGAGAGTTTCTTGGGTGGAACGGTAAAAGCCGGGGCGAATTATAATTTGACGGATCATCATAACGTATTTGCAAATATTGGGTATTTTTCCCGGGCTCCTTACATGCAAGGTGGAGTATTTTTGCAGCAGGATGTGAGTAACGAAACGAATCCGGATGCCGTGAACGAGAAGGTGTTTACTTTTGAGTTGGGGTACGGTTTTCGTTCATCTTGGTTGGATGCCAACGTGAATTTGTATCGTACTTCATGGATGGATAAGACGTTGGCCAATTTCTTTGAGAAGAACGGGGAACGGGTGCGGGTGAATTTGACCGGGCTGGATGCGTTACATCAAGGGATTGAGGTTGATTTCGTGTTACGTCCGTTGAAAGATCTGAAGGTTACCGGGATGTTTTCCATGGGTGATTGGCATTGGAATGGAGACGGTAAAGGATATGCTTATAATTCATCCGGAGAACCGGTTGATAAGAATGGAGATCCGGTAAACCAGGTCGGGGGAGAGAATCATGCTCAGAATGTTGTGAAAATGAAGGATGTGCGTGTGGGTAATTCCGCACAGACGACTTTTACTTTGGGGGGAAGTTATCAGTTTTTGAAAGGGGTACATGTGGGAGTGGATTATTCTCATTTTGCCCGTAATTATGCAAAGTTTACTCCTTCTTTAGGGTATGATTTGGGAGCTGAAAAAGCATTTGAATCTCCTTGGAGAATGCCGGCATATGGTGTTCTGGATGCTAATATCAACTATCGGTTCCCGTTGAGTAAGGTGTTTGGCGTGATGGTTTTCGCGAACGTGAATAATCTTTTGGATAAAGAGTATATCGCTGATGCGGAGGATGGTGCTGGGCATAATAAAGATACAGCTAAGGTTTTCTATGGTTTCGGACGTACTTTTTCCGTGAACTTAAAGATCACGTTCTAA